From a region of the Equus przewalskii isolate Varuska chromosome 2, EquPr2, whole genome shotgun sequence genome:
- the UTS2 gene encoding urotensin-2 → MYKLVPCCLLLTAFLNPLSSRPVRDSRAEPLLLSAPGEDARSTLDELEREFLRQVLPEMSGAEGGDGPRKADPSTNIVKAQGRVGKFQAFSGQDPNVLLSHLLARIRKQHKKRGPPPECFWKYCV, encoded by the exons ATGTACAAGCTGGTCCCCTGCTGTCTGCTTCTCACGGCATTCTTGAATCCTCTCTCATCTCGTCCTGTCCGGGACTCCAGGGCAGAGCCCCTGCTGCTCTCAG CACCTGGTGAAGATGCAAGATCAACTCTGGATGAACTGGAAAGAGAGTTCCTGAGGCAGGTGCTGCCAGAGATGTCAGGTGCAGAGGGAGGTGACGGCCCCAGGAAAGCAG ATCCCAGTACCAACATTGTTAAAGCACAAGGACGCGTGGGAAAG TTTCAGGCCTTTTCTGGACAAGATCCTAACGTCTTACTGAGTCATCTTTTGGCCAGAATCAGGAAACAACATAAGAAACGTGGACCACCCCCTGAATGCTTCTGGAAATACTGTGTCTGA